From one Perca fluviatilis chromosome 10, GENO_Pfluv_1.0, whole genome shotgun sequence genomic stretch:
- the mid1ip1l gene encoding mid1-interacting protein 1-like — protein sequence MMQISSDSASNKHSLINVMHRFIAAANNMDETIMVPSLLRDVPLEEQAASVMEPNNNNEPPCPIKQRDMYEHYLLLKSIKNDMEWGLLKREMSSGASFLEMAVKQEEQQPVTGDLLLDENSDLENQFHYHLRGLFGVLSKLTLQADHLTNRYKREIGGGNFMR from the coding sequence ATGATGCAGATCAGCAGCGACTCCGCCAGCAACAAGCACTCCCTAATCAACGTCATGCACCGCTTCATAGCAGCTGCCAACAACATGGACGAGACCATCATGGTGCCGAGCCTGCTGCGAGACGTGCCGCTGGAGGAGCAGGCGGCCAGCGTGATGGAGCCCAACAACAATAATGAACCACCGTGTCCCATCAAGCAGAGGGACATGTACGAGCACTACCTGCTCCTCAAGTCCATAAAGAACGACATGGAGTGGGGTCTGCTGAAGAGGGAGATGAGCAGCGGCGCCAGCTTCCTGGAGATGGCGGTGAagcaggaggagcagcagccgGTCACTGGGGACCTGCTTCTCGACGAGAACTCCGACCTGGAGAATCAGTTTCACTATCACCTCAGGGGACTGTTCGGAGTTCTGTCCAAGCTCACCTTGCAAGCCGACCACCTCACCAACAGGTACAAGAGAGAAATCGGAGGCGGAAACTTCATGAGATAG